Proteins from one Sphingobium herbicidovorans genomic window:
- a CDS encoding nuclear transport factor 2 family protein, translating into MTDLGASCPSQAQMRAALQAYVDRINQGDADGVLALFAPDAEIEDPVGSPPKKGAEIADWFATTVAFGAQLRPVAPIRGSHANAAALMFEVTFQPDDGPRLLIRSLDVCTFNDEGLISSLKGYWGHDDMETLAD; encoded by the coding sequence ATGACCGACCTCGGCGCGTCCTGTCCCAGCCAGGCCCAGATGCGCGCGGCGCTCCAGGCCTATGTCGACCGGATCAATCAGGGTGATGCCGATGGCGTCCTCGCTCTTTTCGCACCCGACGCAGAGATTGAGGATCCCGTTGGATCGCCGCCGAAAAAAGGCGCCGAGATTGCGGACTGGTTTGCCACGACCGTCGCCTTCGGCGCGCAGTTGCGCCCCGTCGCACCAATCCGGGGATCGCATGCCAACGCCGCCGCATTGATGTTCGAGGTGACGTTTCAACCCGATGACGGCCCGCGCCTGCTGATCCGGTCACTCGACGTCTGCACCTTCAACGACGAAGGGCTGATCAGCAGTCTGAAGGGCTATTGGGGGCATGACGACATGGAAACGCTTGCCGACTGA
- a CDS encoding SDR family NAD(P)-dependent oxidoreductase: protein MGKSERPVAVVTGASRGAGRGIAVALGEKGYRVYVTGRSVRDGDAELPGTIGATAAQVDAAGGEGRAVQVDHADESAIAALFDRVREESGRLDILVNNAAALNDDLVKPGPFWEKSTGLADILNVGLRSHYLASWHAARMMVPAGTGLIAFTSSFGSVCYMHGAAYGAQKAGVDKFAADMGVDFRGTGVAAIALWMGPLLTERSARTLSDHPEQYEKFMADAETPEFNGRVIAAIHDDPKRDELNGQTLITAEIAQRYGITESGGRTPPSYRAMLGEPRIPHPAIVA from the coding sequence ATGGGAAAAAGCGAACGGCCAGTTGCGGTCGTCACCGGCGCCAGCCGTGGCGCGGGCCGCGGGATTGCAGTTGCCCTGGGTGAGAAAGGCTATCGCGTCTATGTGACCGGGCGGTCCGTTCGCGACGGCGACGCCGAATTGCCGGGCACGATCGGCGCGACGGCGGCGCAGGTCGATGCAGCGGGCGGCGAAGGGCGCGCGGTTCAGGTCGATCATGCCGATGAAAGTGCTATCGCCGCGCTGTTCGACCGGGTGCGCGAGGAAAGCGGCCGGCTGGACATATTGGTGAACAACGCCGCCGCGCTGAACGATGATCTGGTCAAGCCCGGTCCCTTCTGGGAGAAATCCACCGGTTTGGCCGATATTTTGAACGTCGGCCTGCGGTCGCATTATCTGGCCAGCTGGCATGCCGCGCGCATGATGGTTCCGGCCGGCACAGGGCTGATCGCCTTCACTTCTTCCTTCGGGTCGGTCTGTTACATGCATGGCGCCGCTTATGGCGCGCAGAAGGCTGGCGTGGACAAGTTCGCTGCCGACATGGGCGTCGATTTTCGAGGCACGGGCGTCGCCGCCATCGCACTGTGGATGGGGCCGTTGCTGACGGAACGCAGCGCGCGGACGCTGTCGGACCATCCCGAGCAATATGAAAAGTTCATGGCGGACGCGGAAACGCCCGAGTTCAACGGACGGGTCATCGCGGCGATCCATGACGATCCAAAGCGCGACGAATTGAACGGCCAGACGTTGATCACGGCGGAAATAGCGCAGCGTTATGGCATCACCGAATCCGGCGGGCGCACCCCGCCATCCTATCGCGCAATGCTGGGGGAACCCCGCATTCCGCATCCTGCTATCGTGGCTTGA
- a CDS encoding SDR family NAD(P)-dependent oxidoreductase, which yields MDLGRRFAGKSIIVTGGASGIGRATALRFAAEGGRVLAVDLDEKGLATLQQEQPGIAIRAGSVADEATARAVVAQWVEEAGQLDVLVNMAGIIRSSHAATTDYDAFMSVIAVNLGSTFLMCREALPHLEKTGGNIVNAASTSSHFGHPFLTGYAASKGAIAAYTQSLAWEYVKRGVRVNAVAPGGIETPLANSVQTAMVEGADWELYNHLSPIKGFAAPDKIAGVIAMLASEDGGHMNGAIVRVDGGVHA from the coding sequence ATGGACCTGGGACGCCGATTTGCAGGCAAATCGATCATCGTGACCGGCGGCGCGTCGGGCATCGGCCGCGCCACCGCCCTTCGCTTCGCTGCCGAAGGAGGACGGGTGCTGGCGGTCGATCTGGATGAAAAGGGGCTGGCGACGTTGCAGCAGGAGCAGCCGGGCATCGCAATCCGGGCTGGCTCCGTCGCCGATGAAGCAACCGCCCGTGCGGTCGTGGCCCAGTGGGTTGAAGAGGCCGGGCAGCTGGACGTCCTTGTCAACATGGCGGGGATCATCCGGTCTAGCCATGCCGCGACGACCGATTATGACGCCTTCATGTCTGTCATCGCGGTCAATCTGGGCAGCACTTTCCTGATGTGCCGCGAGGCATTGCCGCATCTGGAAAAGACAGGGGGCAATATCGTCAACGCCGCCTCCACCTCCAGCCATTTCGGCCACCCGTTCCTGACCGGCTACGCCGCCAGCAAGGGAGCAATAGCCGCCTATACACAAAGCCTGGCCTGGGAATATGTGAAGCGGGGCGTGCGCGTGAATGCGGTCGCGCCCGGCGGCATCGAAACGCCGCTCGCCAACAGCGTGCAAACCGCCATGGTGGAAGGCGCGGACTGGGAGTTGTATAATCATCTCAGCCCGATCAAGGGATTTGCCGCCCCCGACAAGATCGCGGGCGTGATCGCCATGCTGGCGAGTGAGGATGGAGGGCATATGAATGGCGCAATCGTCCGGGTCGATGGGGGCGTCCACGCCTGA
- a CDS encoding sugar phosphate isomerase/epimerase family protein, with translation MKRAAPSFCLDHLSLVDLDALTVIEAAAQAGFAAVSLFVTPVPISPTPDLLADKSARAAVADALRCSGLRVGIVEPFMLDEEPDWHLLERSAELAAELGGTVNILGLDEDHARLRESLARMVDICRKADVPAVIEAYPLSAIHSPAQALEFARALGPEVGLCIDTLHVIRSGGHWDDIAALPPERIRHVQLNDGPLQAPQDRVNEAVFDRQLPGQGDFNLKALLPILPDHATIAVEAPSRAQSKGSPHERADILMQSMRDLYAAS, from the coding sequence ATGAAGCGGGCCGCGCCCTCTTTCTGCCTCGATCACCTCTCGCTCGTCGATCTTGACGCGTTGACGGTGATCGAAGCGGCCGCGCAAGCGGGTTTCGCGGCGGTCAGCCTGTTCGTCACTCCGGTTCCGATCAGCCCCACGCCTGACCTGCTGGCCGACAAAAGCGCGCGGGCGGCGGTTGCCGATGCCCTTCGCTGCAGCGGCCTGCGGGTGGGGATAGTCGAACCCTTCATGCTCGACGAGGAGCCGGACTGGCATCTGCTGGAACGCAGCGCCGAACTGGCTGCGGAACTGGGCGGGACGGTCAATATATTGGGGCTGGACGAGGATCATGCCCGGTTGCGCGAGTCGCTGGCGCGCATGGTCGATATCTGCCGGAAGGCGGATGTTCCCGCCGTCATCGAAGCCTATCCGCTCTCCGCAATCCACTCACCCGCACAGGCGCTGGAATTTGCGCGGGCTTTGGGGCCGGAGGTCGGCCTGTGCATCGATACGCTGCACGTTATCCGTAGCGGCGGCCATTGGGATGACATCGCTGCCCTGCCCCCGGAACGGATACGCCATGTCCAACTGAATGACGGACCGCTGCAAGCGCCGCAGGACAGGGTGAATGAGGCCGTGTTCGACCGTCAGCTGCCCGGGCAGGGGGACTTCAACCTGAAGGCATTGCTCCCTATCCTGCCCGATCATGCGACCATAGCTGTGGAAGCGCCGTCCCGCGCCCAGAGCAAAGGCTCTCCGCACGAGCGGGCGGACATATTGATGCAATCGATGCGTGATTTGTACGCGGCGTCGTGA
- a CDS encoding LLM class flavin-dependent oxidoreductase, whose protein sequence is MKFSIIYEAQMADTSRENEQQVFRDIVEQSIHAEEMGFDTIWAVEHTALTQYAHMSAPETFLAYLAGRTSRIGIGHGVVCLPPAMNHPVKVAERIATLDILSNGRVHFGMGKGGTQQEAGTFGYNLEDLPPMIDESMYLIPKILKHGEIEHDGQFVKIPFRPIHPSPMQDPHPPIYMACTRADTLVTAGSRGIGALVLGFAGPDDIAQKNAIYREAFANRKAEDQVGYRPTQHLAALCPAVVLDDREKARRIGLRGQRFFVESLGHWYSGGPAPDVEDLDASESLAALQRHKQETVAWLSEEKITIGGHHTESFEVVDDAYGNADDCIRQVQRLRDAGADEILFMFQMGGIPHEVIMETIRNIGEKVIPHFRDQAAMAAE, encoded by the coding sequence ATGAAATTCTCGATCATTTACGAAGCGCAGATGGCCGATACCTCGCGCGAAAACGAACAGCAGGTTTTCCGCGATATCGTTGAACAGTCCATCCACGCCGAGGAAATGGGCTTCGACACGATCTGGGCGGTCGAACACACCGCGCTGACCCAATATGCCCATATGTCCGCGCCAGAGACTTTCCTCGCCTATCTCGCCGGCCGCACCTCGCGCATCGGCATCGGCCATGGCGTCGTGTGCCTGCCGCCAGCGATGAACCATCCGGTGAAGGTCGCAGAGCGCATCGCCACGCTTGACATCCTGTCCAACGGTCGCGTCCATTTCGGCATGGGCAAGGGCGGCACGCAACAGGAAGCGGGCACCTTCGGCTATAATCTCGAAGACCTGCCGCCGATGATCGACGAGAGCATGTATCTGATCCCCAAGATCCTCAAACATGGCGAGATCGAACATGACGGCCAGTTTGTGAAAATCCCCTTCCGTCCTATCCATCCCAGCCCGATGCAGGATCCGCATCCACCGATCTACATGGCCTGCACCCGCGCCGACACGCTGGTCACGGCCGGTTCGCGCGGCATCGGCGCGCTGGTGCTGGGCTTTGCCGGACCCGACGACATCGCGCAGAAGAACGCCATCTATCGCGAGGCTTTCGCCAACCGGAAGGCTGAAGATCAGGTCGGCTACCGCCCGACCCAGCATCTTGCCGCGCTCTGCCCTGCCGTAGTGCTGGATGACCGCGAAAAGGCCCGCCGGATCGGCCTGCGCGGACAGCGTTTCTTCGTTGAATCGCTTGGCCACTGGTATTCGGGCGGCCCTGCCCCCGATGTCGAGGATCTGGACGCCAGCGAAAGCCTCGCCGCGCTGCAACGCCACAAGCAAGAGACGGTCGCCTGGCTGTCGGAAGAAAAGATCACGATCGGCGGCCACCATACCGAAAGCTTTGAAGTCGTCGATGACGCCTATGGGAATGCCGATGACTGCATCCGCCAGGTCCAGCGCCTGCGTGACGCTGGCGCGGACGAGATACTTTTCATGTTCCAGATGGGCGGCATCCCCCATGAGGTGATCATGGAAACGATCCGCAACATCGGCGAAAAGGTGATCCCGCATTTCCGCGATCAGGCGGCGATGGCTGCGGAATAA
- a CDS encoding helix-turn-helix transcriptional regulator has protein sequence MADDTAFADLLETLYGGLTRAPPWEGFLRALATATNTTFATLLIGRGHAGIDAHVTPGADPERTQEYQKISQADPFVGLPEGQVVSFRDFVSHIPARFRDWLGVAHSEEILGVDLHRPPDVAVRLRLTRDNADPPFGDAERTLLTRLIPHLRIALDLHARLTTTQAESQLFSSAMAGLAVATLILDREGRILRRNAVAMRMLEEGEVITERNDRLEPRTGSAATTISRILASPPPLGEEILFDVATATGPALHARARAVPSSAYGDGAWLALFIADPSHPAGPSEEALRERFQLTRAEAGLALHLAQGATLADAADAIGIAYNTARSHLRAIFAKTDTHRQVQLVTLLRTVGGEYEI, from the coding sequence ATGGCCGATGACACTGCCTTTGCCGACCTGCTGGAAACCCTTTATGGCGGGCTGACACGGGCGCCGCCCTGGGAAGGCTTTCTCCGTGCGCTCGCGACAGCGACAAACACGACCTTCGCCACGCTGTTGATCGGCCGGGGGCATGCGGGCATCGACGCCCATGTCACGCCCGGCGCGGACCCGGAACGCACGCAGGAATATCAAAAGATCTCGCAGGCCGACCCCTTTGTCGGCCTGCCCGAAGGACAGGTCGTGTCGTTCCGCGACTTTGTCAGCCACATCCCGGCGCGCTTTCGCGACTGGCTGGGCGTGGCCCACAGCGAAGAGATACTGGGCGTCGATCTCCACCGCCCCCCGGACGTCGCGGTCCGCCTGCGCCTGACGCGGGACAATGCCGATCCGCCCTTCGGCGATGCTGAAAGGACGTTGCTCACGCGCCTCATCCCGCACCTGCGTATCGCGCTGGACCTGCACGCGCGTCTCACCACCACCCAGGCCGAAAGCCAGCTATTCAGCAGCGCGATGGCCGGTCTGGCCGTCGCCACGCTGATCCTCGATCGCGAAGGACGCATCCTGCGACGCAATGCGGTCGCCATGCGGATGCTGGAGGAAGGCGAAGTCATAACTGAACGCAACGACAGGCTGGAACCGCGAACCGGATCAGCCGCCACGACAATCAGCCGCATCCTCGCCAGCCCTCCACCGCTCGGCGAGGAAATCCTGTTCGACGTCGCGACCGCCACGGGGCCAGCACTGCATGCCCGCGCCCGCGCCGTACCTTCCTCCGCCTATGGCGATGGCGCCTGGCTGGCCCTGTTCATCGCCGATCCCAGCCATCCGGCAGGCCCATCCGAAGAAGCGTTGCGCGAACGATTCCAGCTGACCCGCGCCGAAGCCGGGCTGGCCCTGCATCTTGCACAGGGCGCTACGCTTGCGGATGCCGCGGACGCGATCGGCATCGCATACAACACCGCCCGGTCGCACCTGCGCGCGATATTCGCCAAGACCGACACGCACCGCCAGGTGCAGCTCGTGACACTCCTCCGAACGGTCGGCGGCGAATATGAAATCTGA
- a CDS encoding TonB-dependent receptor: MRSTLYPIVSLIALMAPGAALSQTAAQGAAASDGSDIVVTARRREERLQDVPIAVSAVDASTLDSRGLDNVTQVSQIAPNIQFTPGQGGNSGGIAPFIRGVGENDFIITSDPAVGVYIDGVYVARTFGATTELLGIDRIEVLRGPQGTLFGKNTVGGAINIVSAIPAGEQRIDADLRYGSFNTVRGRVYAETPLSDQWSLGVAALGEFGEGWQKIPSGDNLGNRNVVAGKVALHYDGEALDAVLQVDGLRRRQNSAPHSMIAFTPTFFSILQSTFLAPCCMVPGDIDRTDSTPALNKDETDAFNASLTLTKDLGGATLKSITAYRYVDALFGRDGDASAAINYAGDIHDERARQISQELQLSLDLGGRGTLLLGAFAYREKTRDNTRLIVADGLFPALVAAGLDPFPIGPGIAIPASSLDFNIDFRNRQRTDNLAIFANGNYELADGLSLELGARYTWENKKFYQSAMRIYSGEPLLAGTPSYTLEKSWDAFTPRASLSYKFRPNLMTYASYSRGFRSGGFNGRPTSVEEIGSYDPEYLTAYEAGLKAGFGGIATVNLALFRNEYRDQQILVSTVSPTTGLIVVRNENAGRSRIQGIELEGAFKVSPRFTVTTALGLLDAKYLDYVSVINGVPTDVSDRKLKQAPDITANASAVYQAPLSDNVEALFRLDAAYKSQVFVDAENTRLLRQPDHAILNASAELRFADSGLSVRAGVDNITDRRIITAGYDASTSFGFTEAYYSPPRRYSITLALRR; the protein is encoded by the coding sequence ATGCGTAGCACATTATATCCGATCGTCTCGCTGATTGCGCTCATGGCGCCGGGGGCAGCCTTGTCGCAAACGGCCGCACAGGGCGCCGCCGCTTCCGATGGAAGCGACATCGTCGTCACCGCCCGCCGCCGGGAGGAACGGCTGCAGGATGTGCCGATCGCCGTCAGCGCGGTCGATGCGTCCACGCTCGACAGCCGCGGCCTCGATAATGTGACACAGGTCAGCCAGATCGCGCCCAACATCCAGTTCACGCCGGGCCAGGGCGGCAATAGCGGCGGCATCGCGCCCTTCATCCGCGGCGTGGGTGAAAACGACTTCATCATCACCTCCGATCCGGCCGTTGGCGTTTATATCGACGGCGTCTATGTCGCGCGCACCTTTGGCGCGACCACCGAACTGCTTGGCATTGATCGGATCGAAGTGCTCCGTGGCCCGCAGGGCACCTTGTTCGGCAAGAATACCGTGGGCGGCGCGATCAACATAGTATCGGCCATTCCGGCGGGCGAGCAGAGGATCGACGCCGATCTGCGCTACGGATCGTTCAACACGGTGCGTGGCCGCGTCTATGCCGAAACGCCGCTGTCTGACCAATGGTCGCTTGGCGTCGCGGCGCTGGGCGAGTTTGGCGAAGGCTGGCAGAAGATCCCGTCGGGCGACAATCTGGGCAACCGCAATGTCGTCGCGGGCAAGGTCGCGCTGCATTATGACGGTGAAGCGCTGGACGCTGTGTTGCAGGTCGATGGCCTTCGCCGTCGCCAGAACAGCGCCCCGCACAGCATGATAGCCTTCACGCCGACCTTCTTCTCTATCCTGCAATCCACATTCCTGGCGCCCTGCTGCATGGTCCCCGGCGACATCGACCGCACGGACAGCACGCCTGCGCTCAACAAGGATGAAACCGACGCATTCAACGCATCGCTGACCCTGACGAAGGATCTGGGCGGCGCGACGCTGAAGTCGATTACCGCCTATCGTTATGTCGATGCGCTGTTCGGCCGCGACGGCGATGCGTCGGCCGCCATCAATTATGCAGGCGACATTCACGACGAACGGGCACGGCAAATCAGCCAGGAACTGCAGCTTTCGCTCGATCTGGGCGGACGGGGCACGTTGCTGCTGGGCGCTTTCGCCTATCGGGAAAAGACGCGCGACAATACCCGGCTGATCGTCGCGGACGGCCTTTTCCCGGCACTGGTCGCGGCGGGGCTGGACCCATTCCCGATCGGGCCGGGGATCGCTATTCCCGCGTCCTCGCTCGACTTCAACATCGATTTCCGCAACCGCCAGCGGACCGACAATCTGGCGATCTTCGCCAACGGCAACTATGAATTGGCCGACGGCCTCTCGCTGGAACTGGGCGCACGCTACACCTGGGAAAACAAGAAGTTTTATCAGTCGGCGATGCGCATCTATTCGGGCGAACCGCTGCTGGCGGGCACGCCCAGCTACACGTTGGAAAAAAGCTGGGACGCTTTCACGCCCCGCGCCTCGCTGTCCTACAAGTTCCGTCCGAACCTGATGACCTATGCCTCCTATTCGCGGGGCTTCCGCTCCGGCGGGTTCAACGGGCGGCCGACATCGGTTGAGGAAATCGGATCCTATGATCCTGAATATCTGACCGCCTATGAAGCGGGCCTGAAAGCAGGCTTTGGCGGGATCGCCACGGTCAACCTGGCCCTGTTCCGCAATGAATATCGCGATCAGCAGATATTGGTATCCACGGTCAGCCCAACCACGGGACTGATCGTGGTGCGGAACGAAAATGCTGGCCGGTCGCGCATCCAGGGCATCGAACTGGAAGGCGCGTTCAAGGTGTCGCCGCGCTTCACGGTGACGACCGCCCTTGGCTTGCTCGACGCCAAATATCTGGACTATGTTTCGGTCATCAACGGCGTGCCGACGGACGTCAGCGACCGCAAGCTGAAACAGGCCCCCGATATCACCGCCAATGCCAGCGCGGTCTATCAGGCTCCGCTCAGCGACAATGTGGAGGCGCTGTTCCGGCTTGACGCAGCCTATAAGAGCCAGGTTTTCGTCGATGCGGAAAACACACGCCTGTTGCGGCAGCCCGATCACGCCATCCTTAACGCGAGCGCGGAACTGCGCTTTGCCGACAGCGGCCTGTCGGTCCGCGCGGGCGTCGATAACATCACCGATCGCCGGATCATCACGGCGGGCTATGACGCCTCCACCAGCTTCGGCTTTACCGAGGCCTATTATTCCCCGCCACGCCGCTACAGCATCACGCTGGCCCTGCGGCGCTGA
- a CDS encoding nuclear transport factor 2 family protein: MAYTLQQLGDLEDIRTLKHRYFRGIDTADMALLADLFTEDLSVDYRGGTYRVRLQGRDNMLEFLANSFHSDGVAMHHGHMPEITLTGDDSAEGIWYLEDIFINKALGSHTIGSAIYKDVYRRENGAWKIARTEYDRVFEMIRPLAADAQITSHHLATAGRKPEERTDISHLIEWTA, translated from the coding sequence TTGGCTTACACCCTTCAGCAGCTTGGCGATCTGGAAGATATCCGCACCCTCAAGCACCGCTATTTCCGTGGCATCGACACCGCAGACATGGCGTTGCTGGCCGACTTGTTCACCGAGGATCTCAGCGTCGATTATCGCGGCGGTACATATCGGGTGCGGCTGCAGGGCCGGGACAACATGCTCGAATTTCTCGCCAACAGCTTTCATTCCGATGGCGTCGCCATGCATCACGGGCATATGCCTGAAATCACCCTGACCGGCGACGACAGCGCGGAAGGCATCTGGTATCTGGAGGACATCTTCATCAACAAGGCGCTCGGCAGTCACACGATCGGCAGCGCCATCTACAAGGATGTCTATCGCCGCGAAAACGGCGCGTGGAAGATCGCTCGTACCGAATATGATCGCGTGTTCGAAATGATCCGCCCGCTGGCCGCCGATGCGCAGATCACCTCGCACCACCTCGCGACGGCCGGCCGCAAGCCTGAAGAACGTACCGACATCAGCCATTTGATCGAGTGGACGGCCTGA
- a CDS encoding SDR family oxidoreductase — protein sequence MGDTGVGKVAIVTGGTRGIGAAIVRRLLAEGYAVETCGRTAPDEPVGTDGRTAAFEACDIRDPAAVAGWIEAVVARHGRIDLVVNNAGGSPQADAATASPRFSERILQLNLLAPLHVAQAAYPHLKAVEGSIVNIASVSGARPSPDTAIYGAAKAGLLSLTTSLAQEWGPEVRVNAIIVGLIETETAEMTYGTQAAQERIAASLPLRRMGRGSDIAEAVVFLGSPAAAYVSGAKLEVHGGGERPLFLEIVKEEAAKAE from the coding sequence GTGGGCGACACAGGAGTTGGCAAGGTAGCAATCGTGACGGGCGGTACGCGCGGCATCGGCGCGGCGATCGTGCGGCGATTGCTGGCGGAAGGCTATGCGGTGGAGACCTGCGGCCGGACGGCGCCCGACGAACCGGTGGGGACAGACGGGCGTACGGCTGCGTTTGAAGCATGTGACATTCGCGATCCGGCGGCGGTGGCGGGCTGGATCGAAGCAGTGGTGGCGCGCCATGGGCGGATCGACCTGGTCGTCAACAATGCGGGCGGATCGCCGCAGGCGGACGCGGCGACGGCCAGCCCGCGCTTTTCCGAACGCATCCTGCAACTCAATCTGCTCGCGCCGCTGCATGTCGCCCAGGCGGCATATCCGCACCTGAAGGCGGTTGAAGGGTCCATCGTCAACATCGCCAGCGTTTCAGGCGCCCGGCCTTCGCCCGACACTGCGATATACGGTGCGGCGAAGGCGGGTTTGCTCAGCCTGACCACCAGCCTGGCGCAGGAATGGGGACCAGAGGTCAGGGTCAACGCGATCATCGTCGGCCTGATCGAGACCGAGACGGCGGAAATGACCTATGGCACGCAGGCGGCGCAGGAGCGGATCGCCGCATCGCTTCCGCTTCGGCGCATGGGCCGTGGCAGCGACATCGCCGAAGCGGTCGTGTTCCTGGGTTCTCCCGCCGCCGCCTATGTCAGCGGCGCGAAACTGGAAGTGCATGGCGGCGGCGAGCGGCCGCTGTTCCTGGAAATCGTCAAGGAAGAGGCTGCAAAGGCCGAATAA
- a CDS encoding spinster family MFS transporter, with amino-acid sequence MPPREGRPARPAYALYILLLLLAINTLSYADRHVFSVLIPSIKAEFGATDSLLGIIGGPGFIFSYVLFSIPFARLADRWSRRGVLTLSATLWSAATAACGAAGGMAQLAVARLVVGIGEAGGLPPAQSMLASLYDERRRSGAMGVLSSATYFGVVLGLAGGAAIGAMWGWRWAFFALAMPGFPLALLLWLTGPRRTKTVHQATKAEPAEGLFPSIRRFWAIPSLRLLGLGVGIFNIFGYAAAVWKPAFFMRSHGMTMVEAGSWLGIGAAIGGITGSMLSGFIVDRLRVYGEVWQLRVPAIAFLLSFPLFMIIYLLPGGTALYLGGFRIPGVALLSILTGMMSAMWAGPAFGAAARLVQPHQRAQATAMLVVIINVIGSALGPVLGGVVSDLLTGSFGTESLRISLMSMSVLTVAGGWLFWRAANHYPNDLARASQPAAPPSDRDNPVGGPALKESPL; translated from the coding sequence ATGCCGCCAAGAGAGGGGCGTCCTGCCCGCCCGGCATATGCACTATATATTCTGCTGCTGCTGTTGGCGATCAACACGCTCAGCTATGCTGATCGCCATGTTTTTTCGGTCCTGATCCCATCGATCAAGGCGGAATTCGGCGCCACCGATTCCTTGTTGGGGATCATCGGCGGGCCGGGCTTCATCTTCAGCTACGTGCTGTTCAGCATCCCGTTCGCGCGCCTGGCCGACCGCTGGTCAAGGCGCGGGGTGCTGACCTTGTCGGCTACGCTGTGGAGCGCCGCGACGGCTGCGTGCGGCGCGGCGGGCGGCATGGCGCAACTGGCGGTTGCCCGACTGGTGGTCGGCATAGGCGAAGCAGGCGGACTGCCGCCGGCGCAGTCCATGCTGGCCAGCCTGTATGACGAACGGCGCCGGTCTGGAGCGATGGGGGTCCTGTCATCGGCAACCTATTTCGGCGTTGTGCTGGGTCTGGCCGGCGGCGCCGCGATCGGGGCGATGTGGGGCTGGCGCTGGGCCTTCTTCGCGCTCGCTATGCCCGGCTTTCCCTTGGCGCTGCTCTTGTGGCTGACCGGACCCCGCCGGACCAAAACCGTTCATCAGGCGACCAAGGCGGAACCGGCCGAAGGCCTGTTCCCGTCGATCCGCCGTTTCTGGGCCATTCCGTCGCTGCGCCTGCTGGGCCTGGGCGTCGGCATCTTCAATATCTTCGGCTATGCCGCAGCGGTGTGGAAGCCTGCCTTCTTCATGCGGTCGCATGGCATGACGATGGTCGAAGCGGGTTCATGGCTCGGCATCGGCGCCGCCATCGGGGGCATCACGGGCAGCATGTTGAGCGGCTTCATCGTCGATCGCCTGCGCGTATATGGAGAAGTCTGGCAGTTGCGGGTTCCGGCCATCGCCTTCCTGCTGTCTTTTCCCCTGTTCATGATCATCTACCTGCTGCCCGGCGGCACTGCCCTGTATCTTGGCGGGTTCCGCATACCCGGCGTTGCCCTGCTGTCGATCCTGACGGGCATGATGTCGGCGATGTGGGCTGGCCCTGCCTTTGGCGCCGCCGCTCGCCTCGTCCAGCCGCACCAGCGGGCGCAGGCGACAGCGATGTTGGTGGTCATCATCAATGTCATCGGCAGCGCGCTTGGCCCGGTGCTCGGCGGCGTGGTGAGCGATCTGCTGACCGGCAGCTTCGGCACGGAATCGCTGCGTATCAGCCTGATGTCCATGTCGGTGTTGACCGTGGCGGGCGGATGGCTGTTCTGGCGCGCGGCCAACCACTATCCAAATGACCTCGCCCGCGCCAGCCAACCCGCTGCGCCCCCATCCGACCGGGACAATCCGGTCGGCGGCCCGGCGTTGAAGGAATCCCCTCTCTGA